The following nucleotide sequence is from Catonella massiliensis.
TCTGAACTGGACTCGGAAATTATAGCAATCTATAACAACGATTTAGAAGCATTGAAAAAACTGCTTGGTAAAAAAATCAACAAGATTATTAAAATAAAGGGAAAATATACCGAATCATTTACTCCGTTAGAAATGGCACTGTACTTAAACAAAAAGGATATAATCAAATACTTATATGAAAACAATGCTTCGTACAAAGGTAAATTCCACCCTAAGCCGATTGAAATTGCTCTAAGGTGTTGCGATGCCGAAACAGTTCTTATGTTTAAAAATGATTTGGAAAGTATGGACGAAGAGAAAAAAGCCGAACTATTGAAAACGATTTTTTGGGGAGATAATAAGGCAGAAAATATAGATGCTTTGGAGAGTCTTGGCATCACCATCTCTAAATACGGCGGGCTTATGTTAAGATATTCAGCTTTTAATAATGATATTGAAACGGTGAGGCTTTTTTTAGAAAAGGGAGCCGATGTAAATTATCACAAAGCGGACTCGGTTTTCTCCGATACAAGCACACCTATCATAAAAGCCGTGCTGTGCAATAATCTTGAAATTGTCCGTTTGCTTGCACAGCATGGAGCTGACATAAGCCTTGAAAATAAGCGAGGAGAAAGACCGTATTCCATCGCTGCTAAAAATGATAACAGAGAAATGATACAGCTTTTAGCAAAATACGAAACAAGAGATTTACACAGTATTGAAAGCAAGGATACTGTGCTAAAAAAGTATAAATTGCCGAATAGTTTGGTCGAATTTCTTAAAGGAGACAAACTAAAGATAGAAATTACAAATGACAAGTATTGCAAATTTATTCGTTTTTATCCTTATCAGTACACTGTAGAGATGAAATGGAAGAGAAAAAAAGTACTGTCATTGGTGGCAGAAGTTGATAATTACAGTGTTGTCGATATAGTTTGGCATCCTCATAAGCAAATGATTTGTGCTATTGACGAGGAACATGAGACTTTTACTCCCCTTGCCCCTTGGGAAGAGTTTTATATGAATATGGAAAAATATGTTGTGGCATACTTGAACGGAGAATATGAATAAAGAGAGTTTTTATCAATTCGGAATTTTTTCGAGTATGTGAAACTTTTTTGAATTTATCAGGACAAATGTCCATATAAATGTCCGGATAAATTCGGAACTTACCGAGGTAGAGCAAGTAATTTTTAACTTAATCCAGAATAATGATGGAATTTCGAAGGCTGAAATGGCTACAAGAATTGGAAAATCTGAAAAGACAGTTCAGAGGGTTATATCTTCACTGACAAAAAAACAAGCTATTGCAAGAGAAGGTTCTAATAAATCCGGTAAATGGATAGTAAATATATAGTAAATATATAATAAGCTTAATACTTTGAGTCAATATATAACATATATGAAATACTTAAGGAGCATTTTAAAATGAAGGCTGGAGAATTATGTGAAAAAGCCTGGAAGGAAGTAGTTTATTATATAAATTAAAGGAGGCTGTATGAAAGATTTTAATAAGTACAAATTATTAAGTGAAGGAAAGGCATTTGGAGATAGGGCTAAAATTGCCTTATTATTACTTGATAGCAGCACAGCTTATGAAGAGCTAAAAGATGAAGGAGCGCAAACCTCAGTTGCCGGGAGTTATGGCTGTATAGGTGGTGATCCGGCTTCAATACTTTAGCCAGTTCTTAAAAGTGAAATAGCAGATAAAGCAAGTATAAATATTGAGTACAAAAAAGGAAGTAAAAAGAGTGAAAATATTTATTATAGAAGATGAGATGACAATCAGGGAGGAACTAATCGAGCTTCTTCAAAAATATGGATATGAGTGTAGCAGCAGTGACGATTTTCGCCATATCTCAGAAGCTGCGCTTTCCTCAGGGGCAGACTTAATCCTCCTTGATATCAATCTGCCCTATCAGGACGGCTTTCAGGTATGCAGGGAAATAAGACAGAAATCAACGGTTCCCGTTATTGTTCTAACTAGCAGGAACAATGACTTTGACGAACTGATGAGTCTAAACACAGGAGCTGACGATTATATATCAAAGCCATATAATGCACAGGTTCTTCTGGCAAGAATACAAAAACTTCTGGAGAGAACATATGATGTGCAGGACAATGTTACAATTACCTACAAGGGACTGACCTTAAACGTACTTAAAGCTGAAATAAGCTACAAAGGGCAGAGTAAAGCACTTACCAAAAATGAAATGGGGATTTTACGGATGCTTATGATGAATAAGGGGAATATCATTCCACGTGATGCCATCATTGATGAGCTATGGCAGAGTGAGGAGTTTATTGACGAAAATACCCTGAATGTAAATATTGTGCGCTTGAGAAAAACACTTGCAGAGATAGGCCTGCCTGATTATCTGAAAACAAAGCGCGGACTGGGGTATTGCATATGAGGATGTCAGAATATCTAAAGGACCGTATTTTCTCTTTGATGTGTATGTTTGTATCTATGGTTCTGCTCTTTGCCCTTCTTTGGCTAATTGGAACAGCTACAGTCTTTGTCCTGTTTGCAGAAGTGGTTTTTGCTACAGCGTATGTGACATCACTTACCTATGATTTTATCCGCAAGCGTGGATACTATAAGCTGCTTTTGAAAATGTTAGAGCAGATGGAAGAAAAGACGCTTCTAGGAGAACTCCTCTCACATCCGGGATTTTTAGAGGGACAGCTTTTGATAGAGGTGTTGCGCCGCTGCAATAAATATCAAAATGACAGGATAGCCGCTGCCAGACAGGATACCAGAGAATATAGAGAGTACATTGAGTCCTGGGTACATGAGATTAAGACACCGATTACGTCCGTACGTCTTATGATTGAAAATGATAAGAATCCCACGACACTGCGCATCAATGATGAAATAGGTAAGATTGAAAACTACGTGGAACAGGCTTTGTATTACGCTCGTAGTACTGATGTGGAAAAAGACTTTAAGGTAGAGAAAACTTCCTTACAGGCAATAACTGTAGCAGCGCTGAAGTTATACTCCAAACCACTGATACAGGCGGGAGGAAAGCCGGTTATGGAAGGGCTTGATATTCCTGTTACAGCAGATATCAAGAGTTGTACTTTTATCATCGGGCAGCTGATTTCCAATGCAATTAAGTATCGAAAAGATGGACTGCAAATCACATTTACAGGTAGAGCTGAAAAAAACAGGGTGTTGCTTTTGGTCTCGGACAATGGAATTGGGATATCGGAAGCTGATCTACCTAGGATATTTGATAAGGGCTTTACAGGTGAAAATGGACGCCGCTATTCCAAGTCCACCGGCATTGGCTTATATCTTTGTAAAAAAATGTGTGAGAAAATGAATATCGGGCTTTCTGCTTCCAGTACGTCTGGGGGAGGGACTACCATAACGATGGATTTTCCTACTGAAAGCTACTTGAAAGAGGCGGGGGTGTAGATTCCTGCTTCTTTTATTATTATATCTTTAGATTACATTTTTGTAAGGTAAATGTAATCTAACTTAATGGCATAGTCAGATGTATTAAAGTAGAATAAAGGTACAAAAATAAAGGGCCTTTGAGAAAGGAGTAAGACAAATGGAAAATACAATATTACAGGTAGATGATATCCAAAAATTTTATGGCAACAAGGGAAATCTGACTAAGGCTATTGACCACATTTCATTATCCGTGGAAAAGGGAGAATTCCTTGGGATTATGGGAGCCTCAGGCTCAGGTAAAACTACATTGCTAAACTGTATCTCTACGATAGACACGGTCACAAGCGGACATATTTACATAGAGGGAAAGGATATTACAGAACTTCATGGAGCCTCGCTTTCGGATTTTCGAGGGAAAAAGCTGGGATTTATATTTCAGGATTTTAATCTTTTGGATACGCTGACTGCTTATGAAAACATTTCACTTGCGCTGTCTATAGCGGGTATGAAGCCAGGGGACATTAACGAGAGAGTATTACAGGTTGCAAAGGCACTGAATATTCAAGAAGTGTTAGAAAAGTATCCTTATCAGATGTCAGGAGGCCAGCAGCAGCGTGTAGCAGCGGCGAGGGCAATAGTGACAAATCCCGCTATAGTACTGGCAGATGAGCCGACAGGGGCACTGGATACGAACTCCTCAAGGATGTTGTTGACTATGTTAACAGAGCTTAACGAACAACTGGATGCGACCATTCTAATGGTAACTCATGACGCCTTTTCAGCGAGCTATTGTAAGCGCATACTTTTTATCAAGGACGGTAAGGTTTTTAATGAACTGCATCGTGGTGGGGATACCCGCAAAGAGTTTTTTGCAAAGATATTGGAAGTGGTGTCGGTACTGGGAGGTGAAAAATGATTTCACTAAAGCTGATTTTTCGAAATGTTCACAAGAACATGAGAGAATATTTTATTTATTTTTTAACGCTGATGTTCTCGGTAAGCCTGTTTTACGCCTTTAACTCTATATCGGCTCAGCCTGCACTTTCTAATCTTGGCACCACCAGAAAGGTATTATATGAACAGCTGGTTATACTGATATCGGCACTTTCGATTGTGATTGCTGTGGTGCTGGCGTTTTTAATTATTTATGCAAACCAATTCCTATTAAAACGGCGTAAAAAGGAATTAGGTATTTACATGTTGCTCGGGATGAAGAAGGGGCAGATTTCAAGACTGTTTGCAGGCGAAACTCTATGCATTGGAAGTATTGCACTGGCAGTGGGATTGGTTTTGGGATTTGCCATCTCACAGGGAGTTTCACTGGCAGCGCTAAGGCTCTTTGCGGTAGAATTGAACAAATTTCAGGTTGTATTTTCTGCAAAGGCACTTTTTATGACTGCCTTATGCTTTGCAATTATCTTCCTGATTGTACTGCTTTTTAATGTCTGGTCGGTTACAAATGTAGAGTTGATTGACCTGATAAGAGCAGACAGAAAAAATGAAATGATGAAGTCAGGAAAGCCGGTACTTACAGCCTGTTTGTTTATACTTTCCATAATAGATATTGGAGCTTCTGCCATTTTGTTTAATAAGAATGGGATATTGCCGACGAAGGGGAATTTCTCTTTTCAAATAGCGGTCACAAGTTTAACTGTGGGAACCTTCCTTTTGTTTTTCACCTTGTCCACAGTTTTGATAAGGCTCTCAAAAGCTAATAGGGTATTTTATCTGAGAGGCTTAAATACATTTCTTGTGCAGCAGATTGCAAGCAAAATCCGCACGAATTATCTGATTGTTACGATTGTCTGCGGACTTCTCACCGTTACCATTTGCACAGTGTCAATCGGTGCAAGTACAGCGCTTACAATGAACCAGTTAGCCAAGGAAGCGGCTCCTTATGACCTAAACGTGGTTTCAAATATTTCTGTAGACGGAGATGGGGACATTGCAGCATATCTTGTAAAAAAAGGAGCAGGACTGGATAAATACGCCGAGAAGATGGAGCAGATTAGCTCGTATGAGACTGACCTTACCTATGGAAAGTTTTTTGAAGGCCAGAGAGTTGAGCTTTGGCAAATTGATGAAGAGCTTCCCGAACAAAAGATTGATGCTTTTGCCTTATCGGATGTCAACAGAGCTCTTAAAATGCAGGGGAAGAAGCCGCTCATGTTAAATGAAAATCAATATCTGATAAACTGCAATTACAAAGGAACTTATGCTTATATAGACACCGCACTAAAGATGCATCCGGAGGTCACGATAAATGGACAGGTCTTACATAGGGCTTCTGATGAAGTGATGCAGAATACATTTATCATGACTAGTATTGGTAACAATGACAGGGGGACATTAATCGTTCCTGATAAGATTGCTAATGGCCTTAAGAAAGACATGAATGCACTTTTGGTACGGTATAAGACTAATGTAAACTCCAATGAAGTACTGAAAAAAATGATACCAATTGGACTGGATAAAACACACGGATATAGATATGCAGAAAAGAACATAATGTATGAAATGTATTACGGAACAAATGCGTTGATGAGCTTCTTATGCTGCTATCTTGGTATAATCTTCCTTTTAATCTGCGCAGCTCTACTTGCATTAAAACAGCTTACAGAGACGACCGACAATGTCAGCCGTTATGGGCTGTTGCAAAAGTTAGGAGCGGCAAAGGGAGATGTAAGTAGAGCCATTTTTGTACAAACAGCGGTATTTTTTGCCCTTCCTTTGATGGTTGCAGGCATCTACTCTGTTTTTCTTACGGAAAAGGCGATGGCTGTTGTAGAAAAATTTTTGAATATCCATATTTCAACCAATATAGGATTAACTGTGATTATGTTCCTTATTATTTACGGAGGATATTTCCTTGCAACCTATCTGTCAGCTAAACGTATGGTGACAGAGTAAAAGAAACGGAGGTATAAAGATGTTTGAAAATGTTAATATGAATGGTGTATTTCAGAGTATTGTTGATACCTGGCTGCCTGTAATCGGGGTAGTGGCTGCGGTGATTATAGTTATAACAGTTGTCAGTGTGATACGTAAAAAGAAAAAACACTGAGAACAATTTAAGACTAAGTGTAAAATGTAGTACTGATTCAAAAACCTGTACTGTAAAGGTAAATATATTTTTGTAAGCAAACCTCCCATCTTTTAGGTGGGAGGTATTTATGAATGTTGCGATACAAATTCTAATTTGTTGGGCTAATGGGTTTGTTTGACATGCTTAGTCACGCCTTCGCGGATAGAATACCAGCTAAGCAATTGCTAAAAATATAAGTGCATAATATTTCGATTAGCCAATAAAGTGACGCCTTCACTAATAAATGTCCAGACTCGCTCCGGTTTTTCTGAACGAAGCTGTTTTAGAATAGTTCTGTTGACGAAAAACCTAATGCGCTCGCTTAGGCATTATTAGTTCCGGCTGTTGAACTGAAATCTAAGTGAATAGTCCTATTTATATAAGAGCTGTAAACAATTGATGAAATATGCAGTATTATCAGCTCCGGCTGTTTGATTAATAAGTCGGTACAAACAAACACATTAGCCACATGGGGGCTGGTGGGTTAGCTGTCTTTCATTTGGTATTCTAGTTATTATTTGTATAAATTTAAGGTGCCAGCTCCGAATGATAAATTCTAAGCGAGCGCATTAGGCGTAGCGAAGCGGATGCCGAGCGAGTCTGAAATGTTATCATTCGGAGCGTCACTTAGTTTAGATTATAAAACTCGACAAATTAGAACTTTACCTTACAGAAAAACCATAGCGAGTCTGGAGACTTATCGATGAATACATAACTTTGTCAGCTGAGCAAAATATATTCATATATGGCTGATGTTTATATACGATATATAGACAACACTACTTGTCTATGTTATACTCAGCAGTATAATTTAAGAGAAATAAGCTAGGATGGTTTAATGAAAATTGAACTAGCCACTGGTGATTTTTATATTTTAAGATGGAGGTCTTGCTTATGCTTACCTTAAACGGGTACTATGATGGCAGTACAGTACAGACAGCAGAAAAGATACCTGCGAAGAAAAATCAGAAGGTTATCATTACTGTTTTAGATGAATTTATTGAAGAAGTACCAATGAAAAAAAGAAGTACAGAGTCTGCGAGAGGTTCATTAGCTCAATATGCTAATCCCAGCTTATGGGAAAAGGAAGAAAAGGCTTGGGAGAAAGATGTAGGTGAGCGATATGGTAATGCTTGATGCTAATGCCGTGTTAAGATACGTTCTAAATGATAATGAGAAAATGGCTTTAGAAGTGACAGAGGTTGTTAAAAAGGGTTACAGTATAGTTACGATTGAGATTATTGCTGAAGTCATTTATGTACTAAAAGGAGTGTATGGAGTTGATAAACAGCTAATTACAGATACAATTCTTGACTTCATTTCCGATATACAGGTAGTTGAGAAAGATGTTTTGAAACTTGGATTGGAAACATATGCTGAAAATAATTTAGATTTCGTAGATTGTATTTTATATGCATATAAAAGCCTAAAAAATTATGATGTTTTGACTTTTGATAAAAAGCTAAAAAGGCTTTTAGACAATGTATAAGGGTATGACGGGATATAAAACCTGATGTGCTGTTATGTAATCAAACCTTCCATCTTTTAGGTGGGAGGTTTTTGTTGGCATGAGTTACAAATTCTAATTTGTAGAGTTGTTATATAGACTAACCTAAGTGACGCTCCGAATGATAACATTTCAGACTCGCTCCGGCATCCGCTTCGCTCCGCCTAATGCGCTCGCTTAGAATTTATCATTCGTAGCTGGCACCGTAAATCTATACAAATAATAACTCGAATGCCAAATTAAAGACAGCCCCCCCACCTGCCCCTATGTGGCTGATGCATTTGTTTGTTATCATTCATCAATTAAACAGCCGGAACTAATAATGCCTAAGCGAGCGCATTAGGTTTTTCGTCAACGGAACTATTCTTAAGCAGCATCTTACAGAAAAACCGGAGCGAGTCTGGACATTTATTAGTGGAGGCGTAACTTAGTCAACAAACAAACACATTAGCCCTACAAATTAGAATTTTAATGCACGTGGAGACGGCAGTATTGATGACCAAGAAGGACTAATGGCCCCCTAAAATGCTTGAATTAAAATATAATTGCGGAATCCGCAAAAATTTTTCGATTTACTCTTGATAAAAAACTGAAATTAGCTTAAGGAGTATATGCAAACATGAAACCTAGAGAATTATGTGAAAAGGCTTGGCAGGAAATAGCAGGGAATTTCCCTGATTTTAAAATAATAAGCAAAGGGCAGAGATTAAAGAAAACATCTAAAAACAAGGATTTGACCTATGAAATCTATTTTCAAGCCAATAGAAATAACGATAAGTGCAGTGTGGAATTCATGCCACACATCGCCATATATTCAAAAGAAATGAAAAAAGCTAATATCAATAATGGTTTTGTATATGGTGGTGAGCTTGGAAGACTCTTAGGCAGAACTCCTTGTAAATGGTGGCAGTTAGCAGGGGCAAGCTATAAATACACAGTAGGAGAGATTAGTACGCTTATTAGAGATTATATTATACCCATATTTGATAAATTTGAAGATACAGAAAAAAATATTGAAGATATCTTAACGGTCTTGAAATAAAATGACACCATTGCGATTAAAGCTATAATCCGTTATAATGGTACAAAACTTTGAGTTGTCTTACTCTTGTCAAAGAAAAGTAGCAGACGATAGCTAATATAGGTTAAAATCAAAACCAGCAAAAGGAGAAATTTTATGTATTGGTTTTATACAGACATTCCACTATTCATAGGCATAATTCTGACTATGCTTGCCTCTTTTTACTTAAAGAGCACATATAGGAAATACAGTCAGGTTTCAAACAGTAGGGGGATGACAGGGGCAGATTGTGCTATGATGATTCTACGTAATGCGGGGATAAATGATGTAAGTGTTCAATATATTCCGGGAAGCCTTACAGACCACTATTCCCCTACGGAGAAGGTTCTTAGACTTTCAGAGACTGTCTATGGCTCGACCTCAGTAGCTGCCCTTGGCGTTGCAGCTCACGAATGTGGCCATGCTATTCAAGACAAAGAGGGATATGCACCCCTTAAACTTAGGTCAGTATCAGTACCTGTAGCAAATATAGGCTCTATGCTCTCCTGGCCACTCATTTTAATAGGTCTTGCAATGGGCTATATGGGGCTTGCACAGATAGGTGTTATACTGTTTACCTTTGTAGTTTTGTTCCAGCTCATCACCCTCCCTGTTGAGTTTGACGCATCAAGAAGGGCAATGATTGCTCTTGAAGAACAGAATATATTAGCGGGCAGTGAGTTAAGTGCTGCAGGAAAGGTCTTAAGAGCGGCCGCCCTGACTTACGTTGCAGCACTGCTTTCATCCATTTTACAGTTATTAAGGCTTATAATGCTTACCAGAGGCGGAAGAAGGAGATAATAGTTTGTGGATGAATAACGCAACGAAAAAAATATACACATCTTTGTAAAATTTTAAATACCCCTGTATTTATTCATGAAAATTTGTTATTCTAATATATGGTAAACATTTATATAGTTGCTAGAGGAGAAACAAATGACTATTTATTCCGTATTTTCGCTGTTAGGCGGGCTTGCGTTCTTCCTTTTTGGTATGAACGTGCTCTCGGGAAGCCTTGAAAAGGTGGCGGGAGGAAAGCTTGAGACAAGCCTTAGGAAGCTGACCTCAAACGTGTACATGAGTTTATTCTTAGGAGTTGCAATTACAGTTGCACTACAGTCATCATCAGCACTTACCGTTATGCTGGTCGGACTTGTAAACTCCGGAATCATAACACTTTCACAGACCATCTTCGTTATATTTGGTGCGAATGTCGGCAAGACTGCTACATCCTGGCTGCTTTCACTAAACAGCATACAGACGGATAACTTTTTCATATCATTATTAAAGCCTGCTAACTTCTCGCCGATAATGGCGTTTGTTGGCGCATTTATGATGATGGCTTGCAAGTCGCAGAAAAAGAAAAACTTGGGCACGGTTCTTATCGGCTTTGCCCTCCTTATGCATGGAATGGGCATGATGAGTGATTCCATGTCTCCTCTTGCGAAAATGCCGGAATTTACAAGTGTGCTTACAGCATTTAACAACCCTATCATAGGAGTGTTAATCGGTGCTGTGTTTACGGGTATCATCCAGTCATCAGCGGCCTCAGTCGGCGTGCTTCAGGCACTTTCACTTACAGGCTCCATTACTTTTGGTATGGCTATTCCTATTATCATGGGTGAAAATATCGGTACCTGTGTGACTTCACTTCTTTCATCCATCGGAGTAAAAAGAGATGCAAAAAGAGTTGCCATAGTCCATATAAGCTTTAATATAATCGGAACGGTAGTGTGTCTTGTGATATACTTCATGCTTAGATACTTTGTTCAACTTACGATTTTTGACAAGCCGATTAGCATAATTGCAATAGCTATCTTCCATACAAGTTTTAATATATTTACAACCTGTATACTCTTGCCGTTTAATAAGGTGCTCCTAAAAATTGCCTATGCTGTGGTTAAGGATGAGGGCGCAGAGAAGGAAGCAGAGAAAGAAGTGCTTTTCGATGAAAGACTTTTACTTTCTCCCGGACTTGCTATCTCACAGGCAAGAAGCAAGGTAAAGGAAATGAGCCGCCTTGCAAGTGCGAATATAAATAGAACACTTGAAAACTTTGAGAATTTTAGCAACAAGAAGAGCGAAGAAATCAAAAAGGCAGAGTCTACTCTTGATTATCTTGAAGACGAGATTGGTTCTTTCCTTATCAAGCTTTCTTCTAAGGAAGTCAATGATGTGGAAGGTAATACTATATTTGAAATGCTCCACTGCATCAATGACTTTGAGAGAATAGGCG
It contains:
- a CDS encoding ankyrin repeat domain-containing protein, with amino-acid sequence METYKIAHFGTFDASELDSEIIAIYNNDLEALKKLLGKKINKIIKIKGKYTESFTPLEMALYLNKKDIIKYLYENNASYKGKFHPKPIEIALRCCDAETVLMFKNDLESMDEEKKAELLKTIFWGDNKAENIDALESLGITISKYGGLMLRYSAFNNDIETVRLFLEKGADVNYHKADSVFSDTSTPIIKAVLCNNLEIVRLLAQHGADISLENKRGERPYSIAAKNDNREMIQLLAKYETRDLHSIESKDTVLKKYKLPNSLVEFLKGDKLKIEITNDKYCKFIRFYPYQYTVEMKWKRKKVLSLVAEVDNYSVVDIVWHPHKQMICAIDEEHETFTPLAPWEEFYMNMEKYVVAYLNGEYE
- a CDS encoding ABC transporter ATP-binding protein, translated to MENTILQVDDIQKFYGNKGNLTKAIDHISLSVEKGEFLGIMGASGSGKTTLLNCISTIDTVTSGHIYIEGKDITELHGASLSDFRGKKLGFIFQDFNLLDTLTAYENISLALSIAGMKPGDINERVLQVAKALNIQEVLEKYPYQMSGGQQQRVAAARAIVTNPAIVLADEPTGALDTNSSRMLLTMLTELNEQLDATILMVTHDAFSASYCKRILFIKDGKVFNELHRGGDTRKEFFAKILEVVSVLGGEK
- a CDS encoding PIN domain-containing protein, which codes for MVMLDANAVLRYVLNDNEKMALEVTEVVKKGYSIVTIEIIAEVIYVLKGVYGVDKQLITDTILDFISDIQVVEKDVLKLGLETYAENNLDFVDCILYAYKSLKNYDVLTFDKKLKRLLDNV
- a CDS encoding zinc metallopeptidase, whose translation is MYWFYTDIPLFIGIILTMLASFYLKSTYRKYSQVSNSRGMTGADCAMMILRNAGINDVSVQYIPGSLTDHYSPTEKVLRLSETVYGSTSVAALGVAAHECGHAIQDKEGYAPLKLRSVSVPVANIGSMLSWPLILIGLAMGYMGLAQIGVILFTFVVLFQLITLPVEFDASRRAMIALEEQNILAGSELSAAGKVLRAAALTYVAALLSSILQLLRLIMLTRGGRRR
- a CDS encoding winged helix-turn-helix transcriptional regulator, producing MFNLIQNNDGISKAEMATRIGKSEKTVQRVISSLTKKQAIAREGSNKSGKWIVNI
- a CDS encoding response regulator transcription factor, whose translation is MKIFIIEDEMTIREELIELLQKYGYECSSSDDFRHISEAALSSGADLILLDINLPYQDGFQVCREIRQKSTVPVIVLTSRNNDFDELMSLNTGADDYISKPYNAQVLLARIQKLLERTYDVQDNVTITYKGLTLNVLKAEISYKGQSKALTKNEMGILRMLMMNKGNIIPRDAIIDELWQSEEFIDENTLNVNIVRLRKTLAEIGLPDYLKTKRGLGYCI
- a CDS encoding Na/Pi cotransporter family protein is translated as MTIYSVFSLLGGLAFFLFGMNVLSGSLEKVAGGKLETSLRKLTSNVYMSLFLGVAITVALQSSSALTVMLVGLVNSGIITLSQTIFVIFGANVGKTATSWLLSLNSIQTDNFFISLLKPANFSPIMAFVGAFMMMACKSQKKKNLGTVLIGFALLMHGMGMMSDSMSPLAKMPEFTSVLTAFNNPIIGVLIGAVFTGIIQSSAASVGVLQALSLTGSITFGMAIPIIMGENIGTCVTSLLSSIGVKRDAKRVAIVHISFNIIGTVVCLVIYFMLRYFVQLTIFDKPISIIAIAIFHTSFNIFTTCILLPFNKVLLKIAYAVVKDEGAEKEAEKEVLFDERLLLSPGLAISQARSKVKEMSRLASANINRTLENFENFSNKKSEEIKKAESTLDYLEDEIGSFLIKLSSKEVNDVEGNTIFEMLHCINDFERIGDHAINLNKIAKELKEKELNFSDYALDDFKVLHGALSEILDMTVECFAKDDENKAGEIEPLEQVIDGITREMKDRHIKRLQAGKCSAELGIYLTDIISNCERVSDHCSNIAVCIIQSKTSSFETHGYLNELKSSKSEAFTARYEAYNNKYRLSDEFMS
- a CDS encoding ABC transporter permease; this translates as MISLKLIFRNVHKNMREYFIYFLTLMFSVSLFYAFNSISAQPALSNLGTTRKVLYEQLVILISALSIVIAVVLAFLIIYANQFLLKRRKKELGIYMLLGMKKGQISRLFAGETLCIGSIALAVGLVLGFAISQGVSLAALRLFAVELNKFQVVFSAKALFMTALCFAIIFLIVLLFNVWSVTNVELIDLIRADRKNEMMKSGKPVLTACLFILSIIDIGASAILFNKNGILPTKGNFSFQIAVTSLTVGTFLLFFTLSTVLIRLSKANRVFYLRGLNTFLVQQIASKIRTNYLIVTIVCGLLTVTICTVSIGASTALTMNQLAKEAAPYDLNVVSNISVDGDGDIAAYLVKKGAGLDKYAEKMEQISSYETDLTYGKFFEGQRVELWQIDEELPEQKIDAFALSDVNRALKMQGKKPLMLNENQYLINCNYKGTYAYIDTALKMHPEVTINGQVLHRASDEVMQNTFIMTSIGNNDRGTLIVPDKIANGLKKDMNALLVRYKTNVNSNEVLKKMIPIGLDKTHGYRYAEKNIMYEMYYGTNALMSFLCCYLGIIFLLICAALLALKQLTETTDNVSRYGLLQKLGAAKGDVSRAIFVQTAVFFALPLMVAGIYSVFLTEKAMAVVEKFLNIHISTNIGLTVIMFLIIYGGYFLATYLSAKRMVTE
- a CDS encoding sensor histidine kinase, which encodes MRMSEYLKDRIFSLMCMFVSMVLLFALLWLIGTATVFVLFAEVVFATAYVTSLTYDFIRKRGYYKLLLKMLEQMEEKTLLGELLSHPGFLEGQLLIEVLRRCNKYQNDRIAAARQDTREYREYIESWVHEIKTPITSVRLMIENDKNPTTLRINDEIGKIENYVEQALYYARSTDVEKDFKVEKTSLQAITVAALKLYSKPLIQAGGKPVMEGLDIPVTADIKSCTFIIGQLISNAIKYRKDGLQITFTGRAEKNRVLLLVSDNGIGISEADLPRIFDKGFTGENGRRYSKSTGIGLYLCKKMCEKMNIGLSASSTSGGGTTITMDFPTESYLKEAGV
- a CDS encoding DUF4304 domain-containing protein is translated as MKPRELCEKAWQEIAGNFPDFKIISKGQRLKKTSKNKDLTYEIYFQANRNNDKCSVEFMPHIAIYSKEMKKANINNGFVYGGELGRLLGRTPCKWWQLAGASYKYTVGEISTLIRDYIIPIFDKFEDTEKNIEDILTVLK